Within Runella rosea, the genomic segment CCGGTTTAACCTTTGCCCTTACGCATAATTATACAGGCTATGCCATGGTGAAAGAAGCCCGCCAGCTCATTAAAAATGGTTTGTTAGGTAAAATCCGCAAAGTGATTGTGGAATACCCGCAAGGTTGGTTGTCGTTTCCGATTGAAAAAGAAGGCGCAAAACAAGCCGAATGGCGTACCGACCCCAAACGGTCGGGTATTGCGGGTGCCGTGGGGGATATTGGTACGCACGCCGAAAACTTGGCCGAATACATTACAGGCCTGAAAATTACCGAACTATGCGCCGATGTGAACCGAGTGGTAGAAGGACGCGTACTGGACGATGATGCCAACGTATTGCTTCATTTTGACAATGGTGCCAACGGGATTTTGCATTGTAGCCAAATCTCAAACGGAGATTGGAATGGGTTGAATATCAGAGTTTATGGCGAATTGGGAACGCTACAATGGCACCAAGAACGGCCCCAGTATCTACACCATAAAACGACCGAAGGCTATCAAATCTATCAGCCGTCGGTCGGAAAGTTATCCGACTCGGCCAATGCTCATACGCGCATTCCGTTTGGGCATCCCGAAGGATATTTGGAGGCATTTGCCAACGTTTACCGCAATTTTGCGCGTACCGTTCGTAAGCGCATGAACGGCGAAGAGCCCAACGAATTTGACTTAGATTTCCCAACCATCGACGATGGAATTCGCGGAATGCAGTTTGTCGAAACGGTCATCGCTTCTGGCAAAAGCAATAGCAAATGGGTGAAGTTTAAAAGTTAATCAATAGGTTGAGGAGTGGAAATAAAACCACTCCTCAATTCTTGCCCGAAAATGATTCGATTAATGATAAACCTACTTTGAACTATGCTTTTTGAACGTCCATGATTGCCAGCCAAATTCAACAGGAAGAAGCCCTGTTATGGGAGCGAATGAAAGCTGGCGATACGGCGGCTTTTGGGGAGATTTCCTTGCGGTATTATCGGCTGTTGTTTGATTATGGACGAAAATTCACCAAAGACCGGGAGCTTATTAAGGATGTTATTCAGGATGTTTTGTTGTTGATTTGGCAAAAAAAGGGGCAAATTGACTCCAACGAAAACGTAAAGCTATACCTCCTCAAGATTGTTCGAAATCGGCTGTACAAAGAACTTCAAAAACAGCAATTACGAGCATCCGAAGATTATTTCGAACATTTGGAAGTGGCTGATTCGGAAGAAGCACTGATTATTTCAACCGAATCCACCCAAAGTATCATTGCTAAGTTAAACCTTCACCTTAAAGCGCTTCCCAAACGGCAGCAGGAAGTCCTCTTTCTTAAATTTTACCAAGACCTTACCAATGACGAGATTGCGGAGGTGATGCACATCAACCGTCAATCCGTTGCCAATTTACTGCACAATGGCCTGCGTGTGCTCAAAGCCCGTTTTTTTCTGACCACTCTTGGTTTTCTGCTGATCGCCTGGAGTGGACAATAACTCTGACTCTCAGGTAGATGCTCCAGCCTGCTCTGAGTCTTGACAATTTGATAATGATTCAAATTCTCCTCAACGGGAAATAATTTCTTCTTTTGCGCAAAAATTTTTGGCTTTCAATGAGTATCGGGAGGTATTCTTTGGATATACCTTACAAGATGCTCGGATAAGTACTATTTTTTCTATGATAGATTATAGCAAATTTAAAGTTGAAGACTTCGTAACGGATGAATCTTTTTGCCTTTGGGTAAAGGGAACCTCGCCCGAGCATACTGCTTTTTGGGAATTTTGGACGGAGGCACATCCCGAAAAATCGGAAACGATTAGGCAAGCCCGTCTCTTGCTGCTGGGCCTGAAAAATCAGCCCACCGCCATCAACGAAGATGAGATTTCGTTGGAAGTAGAGAAAATCGTGCGGTTGGTAGAAAAACCTTCACCTTTTAAAGCTCGTTTTGGGTTGCCTTTTTGGTCGCGTATAGCGGCGGTAGTGGTCTTGGCAGCGGGATTGGGCTGGTGGTTGTGGTCGCGAAACCCTATCTCAATTTCTAAACAGAAACGCCCAGAAATAGCCGCGCAAACCACTGAAAATACGCGGGTGGAGGTTTCAAATAATACCCATTCCGACTATACCGCAACGTTGCCAGACGGGAGCACCGTTCAACTAAAAAAAGGTAGTAAAGTGAGTTTCTCGGAGAAATTTTCGGGTGATAAGCGAGAGGTTTTCTTGACGGGAGAAGGTTTTTTTCAGGTAGTTCGTAATCCAAATAAACCCTTTTTTGTGTATGCTAATGATTTGGTAACAAGGGTTTTAGGGACGAGCTTTACGGTAAAGACCTATTCTCAGGAACAAAAAGTAGTGGTGGCCGTGAAGACGGGAAAAGTAATGGTTTTCTCATTATCTGAACTAAAGAAATCTGAAAAAATCGCCAATTATCACCTGCAAAGTTTATACCTCTTGCCCAATCAACAGGCTACATTTGAACGACAAAACGAGAAATTTAATAAGGCATTAGTGGAGCAGCCAGCCATTGTGACAATGCCCGTAGAGACACCGAATTTCACCTTTGAAAATACACCCATTGCAGAAGTATTTGCCAAATTGAAAAAAGCCTACGGTGTAAATATCATGTATGACGCCGACCTGATGAAAAACTGTTCGGTTACGGCACCATTGGGCAATGAATCCCTTTTTGTGAAGCTTGATATTATCTGTAAAACGATTGGGGCGCGCTACGAGATTGTCGAAACTGAAATCGTGATTTCGAGCCGAGGGTGTCCTTAATTGCTTAACCTATAACCTTTTAACCATTTCTTTATGTCCCCATAGCTACCCAACTGCAAAAAAGAAGTCGGCAATGTTGCGACCATTACCGACCCTCTGATTTAGCCCCTTCATTTGTTAGCTGCAAATACCCGACGAATCGGGTGCTGAGGGGTGTTTTTATTCAAAAAAAACTGAACTAAAACCAATTCAAATGTATGGAAAGTTTACCAAAAAAGCGCAAACTGTTGCTTATAGCTATGCGAATCACTTGTTTACAGTTGTTGATCAGCGTCGTGCTCAGTGGCTTGGCCGTCGCCAATGAAGGGCTGGCTCAGGAAGCCCTTACCCGAAACGTGAGTGTGCAGATTGAGAACAAACCGCTAAAAACAGCGTTGGGCATCTTGGAAAAATCGGCAAATGTGAAATTCACGTATCTGCCCCAATTGGTTTCCAAAAATGATAAAGTGTCTATCTCGGCCAATATGCAGCCGTTATCGGTCATTCTCGAAAAATTACTCAAACCCCTCAACTTAGCGTATGAGGCATCGGGCGAATACATTATTTTGACCAAAGCTGAAACGCAATTGCTCGAGAAAAGGGGTTTTACTCCCATCAAGGCCATTGACCAAAATGTAAAAGGTCGGGTCAACGATGAAAAAGGGGAAGGTTTGCCGGGCGTAAGCGTACTCATTAAAGGCTCACAACGCGGTGCCACAACCGATGCCAACGGCGAGTTTTCGCTCACGGTCCCTGACGAAAAAGCAATCTTGATTTTTAGTTATGTAGGCTATTTACCACAGGAAATAGTGGTTGGAAACCAGAGTAACATCACGCTATCCCTCAAAGCCGACTTAAAAACCCTCAACGAAGTAGTTGTGGTAGGGTATGGCGTTCAAAAGAAGGCCAACTTAACGGGCGCGGTGGATATGATTACGAGTGAGGTGTTTGAAAATCGCCCTATGACCAACCTCAATCAAGGACTCCAGGGCGTTTTGCCAAACCTTAACATTAAAATGGGGGATGGAAAACCAAATCAAGCCCCTAGTTTCAACATAAGAGGTACCACATCCATTGGTCAAGGTGGAAGCGCGCTCGTACTGATTGACAACGTGGAAGGCGACCCAAGTTTGTTGAATCCCAATGATATAGCCAGTATTACACTCTTGAAAGATGCGGCTTCTGCGTCCATTTATGGCGCTAGGGGGGTGTTTGGGGTGGTGCTAATTACCACAAAAAACCCCACGGCGGGAAAAACCAACGTGACGTATTCAAGCAATTATTCAATCAAACAACCGATTGCAAGGCCCGATTTGGTCACTGATGGTTACACATGGGCTTCAATGTTTGCCGAATCATTTGTCAACTTCGGCGGTACTTTTCCCCAAAATGCCAACAAAACCCTTAAGTTTTCGCAGGCGTATTTAAACGAATTGAAAAGAAGGTCGGAAGTAGGAGGATTGCCAGAGGTGGAAATTGACCCCGCGACGGGTGAATACGTCTACTACGGCAGTACCGACTATTATGGACACTTATACAAGAAATACAACAGCTCGAATGAGCACAATCTGAGTATTTCAGGGAGCAGCGACAAGGCGAGCTACTTAATTACGGGCCGTTATTTTGGACAAGAAGGCTTGTTTCGCTACAACTCAGACGATTACAGGGTGTTTAACTTTACGGGAAAAGGCTCAATCCAACTTTTTCCTTGGTTGAAAATCAATAATATGTCGCAATACTCCGACATGAAATACCACAATCCGCTCAACGTGGGTGAGGGCGGCGGTATATGGAGAAACATTGCGGATGAAGGCCACCCGCTAGCTCCCATGTTAAACCCCGACGGAACCCTTACCTTTTCGTCGGCTTACAGTATTGGGGACTTCTATTACGGCAAAAACGGTATTGACAACAACAAAAAAGTGTTCAGAAATACGACAGGTTTTGCGGCCCAGTTTTTCAATGATAAATTCAGGGTGAAAGGTGATTTTACGATTCAAAACACCGATAACAACGACCGAACCAAAGCCGTACCTGTGCCTTACAGCATCAAACCCGGTACGATAGCTTACGTAGGAACCACCACGAATTATATCAATGATGTGTACCGCGAAACGGCCTACATGACGACGAACTTTTATACCGAGTACGAGGATACGTTTAAGGAAAACCATTATTTGAAAGTGTTGGCGGGATACAATTATGAACAGTCTAATTTCAAACGCCTCTCGGCGCAGCGAAACGGATTGATTTTTGAAGATGCCAACGACATCAATTTGGCCCTCGGACAAGCCATCAATACCACGGGAGGCTGGGAGCGCTGGAAAATTCAAGGAGGTTTTGC encodes:
- a CDS encoding Gfo/Idh/MocA family protein; amino-acid sequence: MARKIRMGMVGGGRGAFIGGVHRIAAAIDGEIDLVCGAFSSTPEKSKASGEDLMLDPSRCYGDYKEMIQKEKRRKDRIDAVSIVTPNHMHFAPAKMALENGFHVICDKPVTFSLPEAKKLKDIIANTGLTFALTHNYTGYAMVKEARQLIKNGLLGKIRKVIVEYPQGWLSFPIEKEGAKQAEWRTDPKRSGIAGAVGDIGTHAENLAEYITGLKITELCADVNRVVEGRVLDDDANVLLHFDNGANGILHCSQISNGDWNGLNIRVYGELGTLQWHQERPQYLHHKTTEGYQIYQPSVGKLSDSANAHTRIPFGHPEGYLEAFANVYRNFARTVRKRMNGEEPNEFDLDFPTIDDGIRGMQFVETVIASGKSNSKWVKFKS
- a CDS encoding RNA polymerase sigma factor produces the protein MIASQIQQEEALLWERMKAGDTAAFGEISLRYYRLLFDYGRKFTKDRELIKDVIQDVLLLIWQKKGQIDSNENVKLYLLKIVRNRLYKELQKQQLRASEDYFEHLEVADSEEALIISTESTQSIIAKLNLHLKALPKRQQEVLFLKFYQDLTNDEIAEVMHINRQSVANLLHNGLRVLKARFFLTTLGFLLIAWSGQ
- a CDS encoding FecR family protein, with amino-acid sequence MIDYSKFKVEDFVTDESFCLWVKGTSPEHTAFWEFWTEAHPEKSETIRQARLLLLGLKNQPTAINEDEISLEVEKIVRLVEKPSPFKARFGLPFWSRIAAVVVLAAGLGWWLWSRNPISISKQKRPEIAAQTTENTRVEVSNNTHSDYTATLPDGSTVQLKKGSKVSFSEKFSGDKREVFLTGEGFFQVVRNPNKPFFVYANDLVTRVLGTSFTVKTYSQEQKVVVAVKTGKVMVFSLSELKKSEKIANYHLQSLYLLPNQQATFERQNEKFNKALVEQPAIVTMPVETPNFTFENTPIAEVFAKLKKAYGVNIMYDADLMKNCSVTAPLGNESLFVKLDIICKTIGARYEIVETEIVISSRGCP
- a CDS encoding TonB-dependent receptor translates to MESLPKKRKLLLIAMRITCLQLLISVVLSGLAVANEGLAQEALTRNVSVQIENKPLKTALGILEKSANVKFTYLPQLVSKNDKVSISANMQPLSVILEKLLKPLNLAYEASGEYIILTKAETQLLEKRGFTPIKAIDQNVKGRVNDEKGEGLPGVSVLIKGSQRGATTDANGEFSLTVPDEKAILIFSYVGYLPQEIVVGNQSNITLSLKADLKTLNEVVVVGYGVQKKANLTGAVDMITSEVFENRPMTNLNQGLQGVLPNLNIKMGDGKPNQAPSFNIRGTTSIGQGGSALVLIDNVEGDPSLLNPNDIASITLLKDAASASIYGARGVFGVVLITTKNPTAGKTNVTYSSNYSIKQPIARPDLVTDGYTWASMFAESFVNFGGTFPQNANKTLKFSQAYLNELKRRSEVGGLPEVEIDPATGEYVYYGSTDYYGHLYKKYNSSNEHNLSISGSSDKASYLITGRYFGQEGLFRYNSDDYRVFNFTGKGSIQLFPWLKINNMSQYSDMKYHNPLNVGEGGGIWRNIADEGHPLAPMLNPDGTLTFSSAYSIGDFYYGKNGIDNNKKVFRNTTGFAAQFFNDKFRVKGDFTIQNTDNNDRTKAVPVPYSIKPGTIAYVGTTTNYINDVYRETAYMTTNFYTEYEDTFKENHYLKVLAGYNYEQSNFKRLSAQRNGLIFEDANDINLALGQAINTTGGWERWKIQGGFARLNYSYKDRYLLELNGRYDGSSKFPNNQRFAFFPSYSLGWRVSKEPFWKVPAHIISDLKFRASYGSLGNGNIGSYAYLEQFSISQSSMVLNGQRPQQTRNPTVLPEGLTWETATTKNVGIDLSMLSNRLTFVADAYIRTTTDMFTVGLTLPAVFGAAAPRGNYADLETKGWEAMLSYRDKFSVASKPFNFDVRLTLADYKAVITKYNNPQKLLSDYYEGQVLGEIWGYQTEGFFQSADDIKNSASQNLFRTASNGLWFPGDIKFRDTNGDGAITPGTDRIENPGDRSIIGNSTPRYTYGMMLGADWNNFFISAFFQGVGKQNWYPSREANLFWGQYNRPYGDIPKSQLGNIWTEQNPDAYFPRYVSRIASNANGTLSAAQTRYLQNVAYLRLKNIQLGYNLPRTIAGKIGASAARVFLSAENIWSLSPLYKITRDFDVESAVASDQVFNPGGNSGDAYNYPMMKSVTVGLSITF